The Verrucomicrobiota bacterium genome includes a window with the following:
- a CDS encoding aryl-sulfate sulfohydrolase, producing the protein MDTDKHACRTIGALALATLVSCVGSVFELAAAPAKLNVVLILADDLGWTDLACFGSDLHETPHLDRLAREGMKFTQ; encoded by the coding sequence ATGGACACGGACAAACACGCATGTCGCACAATCGGCGCGCTCGCGCTTGCGACCCTTGTGTCTTGCGTGGGATCGGTCTTCGAACTCGCCGCCGCGCCCGCGAAGCTCAACGTCGTCCTCATCCTCGCCGATGACCTCGGCTGGACGGACCTCGCGTGCTTCGGGAGCGACCTGCATGAGACACCGCACCTGGACCGCCTCGCGCGCGAGGGCATGAAGTTCACGCAGA